Genomic DNA from Canis aureus isolate CA01 chromosome 4, VMU_Caureus_v.1.0, whole genome shotgun sequence:
TTTGCTCTGATGGCTTTTCTCCACCTGTCCCACTCTGCTGTCTCTTTTGCTATCTCATCCATGCTCAGGAATTTACTTTCTGTGCAACAAACTTTTCTTGAACTCCCAAAAGGCATCAAGTAATGTGATGAATGCAAATGCACCAAGATGAAGGGCACACAGCTCTTCAAGATCACACTGCAATGTTGTGCTTTCATCGGCAGCACACACCCTCCAGTTTCCTCATTTCCCAATAAACAAGGAAGAGCTTTATCCTTCCCAGGCACTTGCCAGTGTTGCAGCGTTTTCCCCTCTCTGTCATCAGATGTGTGAAGGTTTAATCTTGCCATCATATCATAAGCTCCAGAAAGTTCACAGTGAGCCTTCCCTGACCTGACATGGAAGGGTGAGTTCACCTGTGTTACTTGGCCTTGTGTGTTATGGGGCAGGGGGCGGTGTCTGCCTGTAGCCCTTTGGTAAATGTGAGAGGAACCCAAAGGAAGGTGCAAAGTCTGGTTGGAAACTGAAGTAGCCACTGCTTTGCTTCCAGAGACCCAGCAGGGCAGCTGGTGAGAGAGGCCAAAAGGCTCCCACTGCTAAGTTTCACAAAGAACCAGAAATTGATAGATGTGCAGAGACACATTTCCACACATCTCCTCTGCTGTCCCTCATACCCTTGTGTGGTCTTTTTCATCCCCCTTTTACTTATCAATGCTTCTGTGATAatcaaccttcttttttttaagattttatttatttattcatgagagacagagagaggcagagacacaggcagagagaaaagcaggctccctgtggggagcccgatgtaggactccagcccaggaccccagggtcacaccctgagctgaaggcagatgctccatcactgagccacccaagcaccccgattgaattttaaaactctttttattCTCAGAATCAGACACTAACAAATATTTGAGGCATTCGTTGAAGGCACTGGGACTTTGAATAAATGCTCTCTGCCAAGCGACACGATCAACAAAAGTTCTGTGTGAGCACAGGAGTCTCCAGGGCCCAGAAGGTGAACACAGAACACAGCCCatgggggaggatgggggaacAAGAGAGTTAACGTCCCAAAAGCCTCCCAGAGGATGGTACTAGAGGTCTGGAAAATGAGGGCAAGATTCCCATCAGAGAGTGGAATCTGGCTTTAAGAAAGAatcttccagggatccctgggtggcgcagcggtttggcgcctgcctttggcccagggcgcgatcctggagacctgggatcaaatcccacgtcgggctcccggtgcatggagcctgcttctccctctgcctgtgtctctgcctctctctctctctctctctgtgtgactatcataaataaattttaaaaaattaaaaaaaaaaaagaaaaaaaaagaaagaatcttccAAATGCCTATCCAGTGGACTTTCATCATTACCACTGACTCGAAATCTCTGAGCTTCCTCCATTTTTCTTCAGTTGGGATGTCTATTATGGTTCTTGTGCCCCACCAGAGCACAGGGCATACAAGAGTTATCACATCTAGTCTTTGAGGTTTGTTCCCACCAGACCACAGGAAGTCACACCCTGTCCATTGAGGGGAATGGAGCATCACTAAGAGATTGTGGATATTTAGGGTGTGAAGGGTCCTCTAGCAGGTGTGTATTGAACTAGCCACTCACTCATCTAGGTGGACAAAGCTTTCATCAAACATTCTCTGCAGGGACATTGAACAAAAAAGAGGGCCATTTTCTCCATAAATCTCAAGAAAAACCTATAGAATTTTGTTTTATGgacttaaaagaatttttatttacagTCAAAATATGATGTGGTTTTCAGACTTTATGGCAAGTATTAGAATTATTTGGAAAGTTTACTAACACAGAGATTGCTTGGCCCCACTCCTAGAATTTCTGACTCATTTTACTGAAGAtggagcctgagaatttgcatttgtgGCAGGTCCCCAGGTGAAACTGAAATCACCTTTGGTTGATGGCAATGTGAGAACTGGTGCATTATACCACTTTGTAGCTGATGTGGCCACACAATATGGAAATGGCTTTCCTCATTCTGAAAACAGTAGACAAGGACTCTCCTCTAGTCCACACTGAGACAGGGATAGCCCTAGGCCTATATTCTGGGACACAGATACATAAATAGTTGTAAGAACTGGAATAACCAGAACTCTCACTGGGgaagcttcatttttctcataataGAAATATTACCAGAAGagacttggttttcttttccagtttctatttTTGCATTTACACTACATATACTAACACTCACTCAGCTACCAGAGCAGCTGGTGCGTACTTCTTGTGTGAACGTACACAGGTGCTTGCCATACAGATATCTGAAGAGTAAAACGTGCTTTCCCTGTGCTTCTCCCCTCTGGGTACCTCTATAATAAGATTTAAACATTGCGATCCAATAGTTCGCTTGAGTGcaaattcaaaacaaacaaacaacaaaaaaaaatcccagttttCCTAGTTTCCTTCTGCAGCATTTCTTGTACATCTAAcgtacatttctttttctttaagattttatttatttatttgagagagagcatgagcagggggaggggcagaggcagagggacaagcagacttccccactgaacagggagcctgatgcaggactccatcccaggaccctgagattatgacctgagccaaaggcagatgcttatctgaccatgctacccaggtgcccctaacatacATTTCTGTAAATACATACTAGAATTTATAACTCATGAATGACACCTAAAAGTAAGGGTTTCCCATTGGAGTAGGCTTGACTGTGTGTCCCAATAAAAGGGTAGAGGACTGTCAAGAGGAGGAGCTTCTGCTTCCCCCTGCAGCACGCAGACACAACCTGCCATAAATAAGCCTTTCTCCAAGACTGATTTACCTGCTTCAGCTGTATTCAATTGTACTGGAGAATAGGCGTCAGTCATGCTCAGCATAATTTCCTGCGGTCAAAGTCTCCAAGTGTTGTTACCTTTTTTCCTCTTGGGTCTACACACACAGTAATCCCTTTGCAATCAACGGTATGaataaggaaaaagcaaagaaaatacatttcctcCATCATAGCAAACCACTGCACTGGCAAATGGTGACATAGGAGTGCTGGATACCCACAGGATTTTAAGTGTCGCGGTGTTCAGGAAAGCCCAGGACGTGTACAGGTATTAGAAGGCATTTGGCTTAGGGTTAGTGCTCATGAGGGATGGTTGGTGGACCCTGAGAGGAGCTaacattccagaaaaggcaacATCAAAAGTGTCTCCTCTgagacacctgggaggctcagttggtgaaCCGTCTGCctcggcatgatcctggggtcctgggatccagccccccacagggctccttgctcaggggggagcttgcttctccttctgcctgctgctcaccctgcttgtgctcccactctctctctctctctgtgttaaataaataaataaataaataaataaataaataaataaataaaaaaaaataaaatctttttaaaaatttcccttctgGCCTCTTTGGTTAATGTTGGTTAATGACTTTAgctattaattataataaaaggtAGCATGCActtcttatgtgccaggcactatattAAGGACATTTCATGCTTTAACCGATTTGATCCTCACACAGCACTATTATGAGTTGGGTAGTAGTAGTGGGATCAGCATTTCACAGGAGGACAGACGAAAGCACGAGAAACATTCAGTAATTTCCAGTGTCACAGCACATACAcagagcctgggttcaaatccagacaGGGCATCAGAGCCCATGGTTCTGatcatgttttcattcattcagcctcTACCTTCTGAATGCCTGTCATGTGCCCCATACTAATGCAGGGACTAGACACTCAGTCCTTAATGAAACAGCCCTCTTCCTTTCAGGGGCCCACAGACCACAGGGTAATAAGGGTGAGCACAGGGAGGATGGGTAAACATTGTGGTAATGAAGCAAGCTGCTTGGTGTTTGGTACCCGCATCCTTCTCCAAGCTGGGCTCCCTTGATGTCAGCTGATCTAGGACATCATTACAGCCTGAAGGAAGAAGTTCTGGCTCACTACAGGGTGGGGGACACAGGGTGCTGGAGGCGGGGCTCTTACTCAAGATTCATTTCCTAGTAGAGCCAGACCAGTTTTACTGTCCAGTTTCAGTTTCTGTTTCCTAAAGTGAACTGCAGGAAAACAAGGAAGAAGCGCCAGGAAGTGCTTGCATATACAGGTCTCCTTAGTGTCTCTCtcggaggcagaggagggagactTCTGAAGAGCACCGTAGCCAGAGCCACAGCCTTCCAGCACCGCTAAGAAGCACTCCACAATCATGAGGTAAAAATGCTCCTGCCCTGATTGTGCTGAAAATATCCAGTCTCTTGCTGTGAATGCAAATCCCACATGGCCACCCTCCTAAAGCCTAAGTTCCTGACTTGTTTTGCTTCTGCATTTGTTTGCAGCCTTGTGGTGCTCTAGCTGCAAGGCCTAGTGTTCCTCTTGCCAATGCTGGCTGGcttatttctgagatttttctgcCCCAACTCTGTCAAGCTTCCTCAGGGTGCCTCACAGGGATGCTGACAGATGAGgtccagaggaaggagggaggaaggaggagagaaagagagagaggtgctTCAATCAGGCAGGTGCTTCATTTAAagatggggtggggcagggaagactctcttttgtttcctatttGAAAGGATTAAGTGAGAGGCTTTTAAtaagattcttattttattttaagattttatttatttcttcatgagagacacagaaagagagatgcagagacacaggcagagggagaagcaggctccatgcagggcatcGGATGGGGGGGAAGGGGttttagccaaaggcagacactcaaccactgagccacctaggcgtcccagtAAGATTCTTATTTAATGAAGGATCTGTTTTTAGCAGATATGGTTAAGATGTACTCCAGGCAGCAACCCCAACTCATGCGAAGGTAGATTTCCTTTCATTCATCTTAGATTTGTATTAGGGCTGATAAGATATAGTCATTAATTCAACAGAATATATTTTACCCCCAAATGCTACTGATTGGCCTAAGTCCTTCTCTCTGAAGTATGGATTGGAGGTCAGATGCTTGAAGAAAAGAGCCCCCACCTCTAAAATGCTCTTTTGCACCGATTGCCCTGGGAGGAAGTAGGGTAGGAAGGGAGCTTTCTGTTTTCTCCAATGTGAGGGTGGGATAGCCAGACTAGatgcctcagcctcagcctcagcctcagccctgGGAGCTCCAGAGTGCAGGGACACCAGCCCCAGCTTTGACTTCCTAGAGGACACATTGCCCTGCTTCTATAAGTTTCCTGATCTCTCTTCTCGAAGTGATACTTTTTCTGCAACTCTGCATGTctgacaggaaagaaaaagatctgaTGTATTTCCAGATGTCTGTTTCTAGGATAATTCAGAATATTTAGAAACCTTTTCTAACTTCTTAGAACTTTAGCATAGTCTTCTCTTAGACTCTGTCCCATAATAACACAGACCCATCAGTctctcttctaattttctttgatCCCTTAGTAATTAGGTGCTGTTGCCAGGCATTGGCCCTGCGCTctaagacagtggttctcaaatttgagcATGCATAAGATCTATCTGGAGGGCTTGCTAAAAACAATTCCTGGACTCAGCTCCCCACTTCAGATTCTGATTTGGTAATCCTAGGTTGAGGTgatgtgcccaagattgcgaatcggagaaaaccaccaaggagctgttagcaagctcgagcttgggtccaagtatatctGACACagagagcagggacttggaccccgaggtgaaTTACAGCTGGGTTTTATTAGCAAGGtagagcttgggtccaagtatacccaacacagcggagcagggacttggaccccgaggtgggttatagctgggtttttatgggctggtctaggggtaaGGTGGGGTTTTGCAGTAAGGGTGGGGGTGTGAGAATCTCCAGTAAAGAGGTCTCACAAGCTCTTGCTTCCTTATTCCGATAAGGGCgtgctttgtgggttttttgtagcCGGGGTAAGGTAGAGTTCAGTACCTGGTCACAGTGGCCTGGTCACAGTGGCCTGAGATGGCTGCCAAAGCTacaatggctgtacttgtgccaaTGTTAAACTTGAATGGCcctaattttctcggcctccacagagGTCCAAGGATGGGCATTTCTAACAGGCTCTTCGGTGCTAGTACTGCCCTCAGACACTGGTGCAGCATTAGCTCTGAACCTGGTGAACAGTGTCACTGTGACTTTTATGCAgacaagaagcagaggaagaaactgatgTGTGTAAACAGTTGGAACTTCTACAGTCATCAGGAGCATAAGTCTCAGAAGTCTCAGTCCAGGAAGCAAGTGTCTGGAACCAACTTCTGATTTATTCGTGGAAATGAAAGCCCATAATCGCACAGTGAAATTGGATGCTTTGGAATGGATACTCAAAGATTTTACATGTGTGTATAGTAAATGCCTCTATCCTGCAAATGCACAATTGACTATAGGCTTTATATGTTGGAGATAATTTCAACTGTATtcactctttctgtttctcttataaaaaatgaaagttgcCAGGCACCCAGGGGGACTTAGTCAGTTAAGGATCCCTCTCTTGATTTCTGtggaggtcatgatctcagggtcttgatattaagccccacatagggctccatactctgcagggagtctgcttgagattctctctcttccattgcccctctcctctccctgctgcaCTCACATGCTCGTGTGCTTGagtgtgtgcactctctttcaaataaataaatcttaaaaaaattttttttaattaaaggagaGAGTTGCTAAAGAGCTTATGTGCTACGTTTATGTAATCTTATTGGGAAGAAAAATAGATCAGATTGGACATGAAATTTTCAAGGGAAGTCTACTGTCATTAGCATGCCAGATATCACACCAGGTATTCTCCTAggctcacaaacacacacacacacacacacacacacacacacacacacaccacccatCCCACCGCATATTATATTAAGAGGCTCAGACAACGTGGCTCTCCACTAAGGCCTGTCCAGGACTTCAAGAGGACAGAGGGTCCTTCCCCATGCAGACACTCCTAcccattctccttcctcttttctgtttattctacTTGGAGTAGTTAAGTCTCCATCTGACTCAAGTAGCATAAATGAACAGGAACTGACTTAAAGTTCCTGGAATGGCTCAGGACCCACATGCAGAACTGGAGCCCAGGAGGGCCAGAACACGACCATGGAAAGCTTGAGGGACCTAGACTTTGTATCTACTCCATGTGCCTCTAGGTCACCATCTCTCCAGGGCATGCTGCAGATCACATCCCCTTGAGCCCTCCAGCAAGCACAGTATTCTCCCTAACTCCAGACcactggctcccacctgcctCTTGTTTCCATTTCCAGCTTCCACTTGAGTTTGGGTGCCCAGCCCCAATGTAATCATCAACTTggatgggaaggagagagggagagggtgtaAAAAGTGAGAGATAGGGGGCAGGAAGAATGGGGGAATATAATCTTCCATTTGAAACACTTGACAAATATTTCAAAGATGGTTTTTGGCACACTGTGTAACTTTCCATGCATCTACTGTTTGTCTATGTCAGAATctataatatttagaatattgGCTCCTCATAAAAGGGCTAATTAACACatactatgaaaaaatatatttttaaatgagaaaaagcaatGTTTCAGGGATTCTAATACAGAGGCAAtgcagagaaatgagaaatgatttTGGGCAGTTAATGATTTTTAACCTTCTCATCTCTGAAGTTATTCAGGATAGGGTTTCTGTGTGGTGAGTTTtccttattttactttacttttattttattttaattttattttaaagaaccaataCTGAAGGGAATGGAATTCTTCTTAGAAGAGTTGCAAGAGTCCCTTAAGGGAAAAAGAGCATTACCCATAAGAAAAGATGCTAGGTATCTTGTGAACCTCCTCGTGTAACCACACTTCCAATACTGTGAACACAAACCacaggagaggaaaaataaaatttcaaaagataattAAAGCCACAAATGCAAAGATTTTAATAGACCAATACAAATGAGAAATGTTAAGATGTCAGTCTAAGAGATAGCAGTGAGGTGGAGGGGAGAAaaagattacattttatttcaagataaaagtttaaaacatgggatccctgggtggctcagtggtttagcgcctgcctttggcccagggcacgatcctggggtcccgggatcgagtcctgcgtcgggctcccgacatggatggagcctgcttctccctctgcctgtgtttctgcctctctctctctctctgtctatcataaataaataaataaataaataaataaataaataaatcttttaaaaaaagtttaaaacattgCTAACATACATAATACTAAAGTAGTATGATGATGCAAAAGCAGAGGAAATAAGAATTTAGAATTATTGAAATATGatttaaatagttaaaatgggAAAGTTCAGACAAAATGAGAACAGAGATTGCTGaattaataaaaagacaagataaggggcacctgggtggctcagaggttgagtgtctgcctttggctcaggtcatgatcctggggttctgggatggagtcctgcatcaggctctccctatagggagcctgcttctccctctgcctctctctgtgtctttcatgattaaacaaataaaatcttaacaaaacaaaaacaaaaacaaaattgccttaaaaaacaaaagacaaaaccaatttgataaaaaaaaaaaagtttggatgACCAAATAAAATCAGTTAAGGATATAAAACTCAAATAATAAGAAATAGCAATAAGGACAAAAAAGGACAAATTAAGGACCAAGAAgctaaaaatacaaaagacaatGCATAGGGGTAATGAGATTAAAATCAAGCTGGGGAGACATTAACAGAATATACAATTCCAAAgctaaaattttcaaatacaaaagtaAATGCTAGGTAAGATGAAGAACATAAAGCAATCAAATAGCCTTTCTTCTTAAAAACTGCATCAAGtcagggcacctgcatggcttagtGGATTAGCTTTAGCTTTCCTTTAGCTGCGTTtagctgcctttagctcaggtcatgatctcagggtcctgggatcaagttccatattgagctccctgctcagtgggcagtctgctgcaccctctgcccctccccctgctcctgccctgtttgtttctttctcataaaAACCATGGCCCTTTCCCTAATCCTTCCACTACCCACATCACCTAACCCCTGTGTCCCCGTGCATTTAATGCATACaccaaaatacagaaacaaaaaggaaatattgtTCTTTTTTGATTGGGGTAAAAGccctgaggaagaggaggaggagatctGTACTGCCATGCTTCCCGTTTCTTGTCAGGAGAATCCATGCTGTGTCTCAAAGCATCACCTTTCTGTTTTGCCTTCCAGCGAGAGCACCAGGAAGGCCTTAGAGAGCTGCCTATGGCAACTGAAATGCCATTTCACCTGGACCTTGGTGGATGGAGGAAAGTCCCTGGATGATTTTGAAGACAAAGTGTGCGATGCAACTGAATTCCAGAACAATGAGTTCAAAGCCACAGTGTTCAACATACTGGCCTACATAAAACACCGCAGAGGCCACAACAAGGCAGCCCTGGAATGCCtctggcaggcagaggagctgaTCCAGCGGGAGCACTCTGATCAAGCAGAGATCCGAAGTCTGGTCACCTGGGGTAACTATGCCTGGGTCTACTATCACCTGGGCAGATTTGCAGATGCTCAGATTTACGTGGACAAGGTAAGACGAGTATGTGAGAAGTCTCACAGCCCCTACAGCTTAGAGAGCCCTGAACTAGACTTCCAGGAGGGGTGGGCCCGGTTACAGTGTGGCAGGAAGCACAACGAGAGGGCCAAGGTGTGCTTTGAGAAGGCTCTGGAAAGGAATCCCAAGAACCCGGAATTCATCTCCGGACTAGCCATTGCGAGCTACcggctggagacctggccactGCCTCAGAATCCCATCAACCCTCTGAGGCGGGCCATTCGGCTGAATCCTGACAACCAATATGTGAAAGTCCTTTTGGCTCTGAAACTTCAAAAgatgaaggaagaaggggaaggggagagtcTTATTGAGGAAGTGCTGGAGGAAACCTCATGTGCAACAGATGTGCTTTGCGGAGCAGCAAAACTGTATCAAAGAAAAGGAGCACTGGACAAAGCTGTCGAACTGCTAAAAAAGGCTCTAGAAGGCATGCCAAACAATGCCTACCTGCACTGGCATATTGGATGCCTCTATAGGACAAAAGTCCTCGACCTATTGCAGGACACAGGAAAGAATGAAATGTACgggaagagagagaagttagAAGAAGCCATGGGACAAgctgtgtatcatttaaagagAGTGGATGAGGCCAATGCAAACCTATCTTGTGTCTGCTCCTATCTGGCCTGCCTCTATGCCCAAGCAGGTCAGTACGACAAAGCAGAGCACTACTTCCAAAAAGAATTCAGCAAAGAGCTTTCTCCTGGAGCCAAACAAGTGCTCCATCTGCGTTATGGCAACTTCCAGCTgtatgaaatgaaaagagaagacaagGCCATCCATCATTTCATAGAGGGCATGAAAATAGAccagaaatcaaaggagaaagaaaagatgaaaaataagctGCAAAAAATTGCCTGTATCAGGCTTTCTAAAAACAGAACTGATTCCGTGGCCTTGCACCTGTTGGCGTTTCTTCAGGAGCTGAATGGAGAAATGCAGCCAGCAGAGAACTCTGAGAGGCATCTGGACTCTAGAAGCTTCATCCCCCCAGCATCTTTCGCTGAGGAATGAGGAATCATGATATGGTGCCCATGGGATGATGGAGGGGAGGGAACAGAAACCCCTCCGCCAACTGGGTGTTCACGATATTTGACAAGTGGTAATGTGGGGTAGGCATGGGCTGAGCTGCTGGCTATGGGTCTGGACCAGGTTTGTGGAGGAAACTGCTGGGCCAAGTGTTAACATATGAATTGCTCAGGGAGTTCTGACAGGGAGTAGATTGGATGGGGCAGGGCCCCGGGGCTTGGTAAGGGGGCTACTTCCCATTGACGTCTTGGGAGCAATTTGCATTATGACATTCCCTTAGTCATCCTCCGTGGGGTGATGCCCTGGGTTTGTCTCTATGTTTATATAAAGCAGCCAGATCCCTCACATCTGTAACACTGTGGtccatttttg
This window encodes:
- the IFIT2 gene encoding interferon-induced protein with tetratricopeptide repeats 2 — its product is MSESTRKALESCLWQLKCHFTWTLVDGGKSLDDFEDKVCDATEFQNNEFKATVFNILAYIKHRRGHNKAALECLWQAEELIQREHSDQAEIRSLVTWGNYAWVYYHLGRFADAQIYVDKVRRVCEKSHSPYSLESPELDFQEGWARLQCGRKHNERAKVCFEKALERNPKNPEFISGLAIASYRLETWPLPQNPINPLRRAIRLNPDNQYVKVLLALKLQKMKEEGEGESLIEEVLEETSCATDVLCGAAKLYQRKGALDKAVELLKKALEGMPNNAYLHWHIGCLYRTKVLDLLQDTGKNEMYGKREKLEEAMGQAVYHLKRVDEANANLSCVCSYLACLYAQAGQYDKAEHYFQKEFSKELSPGAKQVLHLRYGNFQLYEMKREDKAIHHFIEGMKIDQKSKEKEKMKNKLQKIACIRLSKNRTDSVALHLLAFLQELNGEMQPAENSERHLDSRSFIPPASFAEE